The following DNA comes from Enterocloster bolteae.
TTCATGAGGTGTTTTTAATCCCATGAGTACCAATAAATTACACAAAATAATCATTTTACTGTATAAGCGATTGTTGCCTCAACCCTTACGCGGGTAATTGCGGAATCCAGGTATATATATCCGTCCGGTTTAACAATACTGGTACCGAGTGCAACAGCACTTGATGAATCCATATATACAGCCGTCCCCACTTTGTTAGTGGTAGGTTTAAAATCGTCTGGTAAAGCAACTGCATTCATGGCCTTTCCCGTTGGCACGGCGGTATTATGCCAAAAGGTTATAATAACCACATTGTTAATCCGTACAGCCTGACCGCTGGTGATGCCATATGCGGACAGGTCCAGCTCCACGCAAGCAATCTTGGTATTATACACATTAATTACGAAAAATTCAGGCCCGCACGGGCCTTTTATTATAGATAAATATGCAAATCAAGGAGGAAAAAGTATGGATGTAAGTACAATCATGCAGTATGTATCGTATTTGTTGAATGCTATTGGGCTAATGGCATTCCTGGTGTCAGTCATCACTCAGGTTATTAAATCCTGGCCAGGCCTGGACAAGCTACCTACACAGGCGGTAGTCATTGTGTTATCTTTGGTACTTTGCCCAGCTGTCTTTATTGCACTGATGGCGTGGATTCACCACCCCATTAATTGGTATACTGTATTTGCTTGTGTAATTATGGCATTTATCGTAGCATTGGTGGCAATGGACGGATGGGAACGGGTGTCGGAGATATGGAAACGGACCAAAACGCCAAAAACAACGTATCCAGGTAATTAGAATGGAGGTATACGATGAGTAAAACATCAGTAGGGCTAGTAGAACACTGTAAAAGTAAGCTTAGAACCCCATACGTCTACGGAGCCAAGGGTGAGGTCCTTACCCAGGCCATCCTGGACCGCCTGGCCCGAGAGAACCCAGGAACATACACATCCACCTATAGGGCCAAGGCAGCCAAGTACATAGGCCAGCGCTGCACGGACTGTTCCGGCCTCATCAGCTGGTACACGGGTATCCTACGCGGCAGCTACAACTACCACGACACAGCCGTGGAGCGGATAGGTGTTGACCATCTGGACGAGTCCATGGTCGGTTGGGCGCTCTGGAAGCCGGGCCACATCGGGGTGTATATCGGGGATGGATGGTGCATAGAGGCCAAGGGCATTAACTACGGCACCATCAAGTCCAGAGTGGCGGCCATACCCTGGCAGAAGGTCCTCAAGCTCTGCGACATCGACTATACCCCGGTCCCAGTGACATACACTCAGGGCTTCCGGCCGGCCGCAGACGGCCAGCGCTGGTGGTATCAGTTTACAGACGGCAGCTATGCGGCTAATGGCTGGTACTGGCTCCGGGAGGCAACGGACGGTACCTGCGGCTGGTATCTGTTTGACAGCGAGGGCTACATGCTGACCGGCTACCAGGTGGACCCTGCCGGTGAGGCATTTTTACTCTGTCCAGTCAAGGGCAGCGACGAGGGCAAGTGCATGATTACAGATGCCAGGGGAGCGCTCCGGATTGCGGAGGAGTACGACATGGCAAATCGTCGGTATGTGTTTAATTGGTAGGGAACAATAGATATTTAGACATCCGTCCGATTACCCCTTAGAAAGGACGATGGATGAATAGTTTTATTGGATGGATTGGTGGAAAGAGGTTATTACGCAAGGAGATTCTAGGCTGTTTTCCTGAGGATGTCGGACGTTACATCGAGGTTTTTGGCGGGGCCGGCTGGGTGCTCTTTGCAAAAGAGAAGCAAGCCGGTCAGATGGAAGTGTACAATGACCGGGATGGAAATTTAGTCAATCTGTATCGCTGCATTAAATATCATTGCAGTGCCCTACAGGAGGAGTTGCAGTGGCTTTTACCCTCCCGCGAGCAATTTTATGACTATAGAGCGCAGATGGATATGAGGGGATTGACAGATATTCAAAAAGCTGCACGTTTTTTTTATTTGTTAAAAATAAGCTTCGGGAGCGATTACCGTACATTCGCAACTTCATCTAAAAGCATAGAGAATGCGATAGATTATCTGGTGAAAGTCCAAAAGAGGCTTCAGGGTGTGGTGATAGAGAACAAGGATTTTGAGAATCTGATAGGTGTCTATGACCGGAAGGATGCTCTGTTTTATCTGGATCCGCCTTATGTAGGGACGGAGACTTATTATAATGTCACATTTACTATGGAGGACCATCAACGTTTAGCGGAGATACTGAAAAATATCAAAGGAAAATTTATTCTTTCCTATAATGATATACCTATGATTCGTGAATTGTATTCTCAATATCCCTGTAAAGAGGTTGTCCGAAACAGCACGCTGGCGGGAGATTCGAATAAACCTGCTGCTTATAGAGAACTAATCATAACGAATTTCTGAAAAACATAACGATATTCGCTATAATATAACAAAACGAAAAAAAGGCCTGGCATAAGCGGTAGAATCATCCCTAAGGGGTGATTGGATGGTCAAGATTCATTTATCAAGGCTCCTGGGTGAAAAACGTTGGAGCCAAGCAAAATTGGCGAGAATAACAGGCATAAGAGCGTCAACAATCAATGACATTTATAACGAATTTTCAGAACGTATCAGCCTGGAGCATCTTAACCGAATTTGCAGGGCCTTAGACTGTGATATTTCAGACATATTGGAATACATACCAGATGAGCCAAGATAATGAAGAAGTAAAAAGGCATTTGAAGGGAAAAAAAATACCTTTCAAATGCCTTTTTATATTTTCATTAATTCTATAAAAGTAATTAATTTTTGGAATTTATGTGAAAATATTTTGGGTTTTACGCGAAAAGCTACACCGGTCTTTATGAATCACTTGCAGAAATTAATATTGTACCGTGTTGACCAAATGCCGAAGACGCAAAAATGCATCTTAAAAGAGTGGAAAATTATGAATGCAGAACTTGTAAAGATAGAATTAAAAGTAAATGGCAAAAAAGTTTGTAAATATGTTGCTCCGTCAATGAGACTTGCGGATTTTTTGAGAGAAGAGCTTCATTTGATTGGAACAAAAAAGGGCTGCAATGCAGGAGAGTGCGGAACTTGTTCTGTTTTGATTAACGGCGTACTGAAAAAGAGCTGTATGATACCGGTTATCAAAGCCAATCACTGTGAGATTCTGACCATAGAAGGCATTGGAACTGACGGGTTGAGTATTATACAAAGATGTTTCATAAAAGCCGGGGCTGTTCAATGCGGTTATTGTACTCCGGGTATGATTATGGCAGCGACAACC
Coding sequences within:
- a CDS encoding DNA adenine methylase; this translates as MNSFIGWIGGKRLLRKEILGCFPEDVGRYIEVFGGAGWVLFAKEKQAGQMEVYNDRDGNLVNLYRCIKYHCSALQEELQWLLPSREQFYDYRAQMDMRGLTDIQKAARFFYLLKISFGSDYRTFATSSKSIENAIDYLVKVQKRLQGVVIENKDFENLIGVYDRKDALFYLDPPYVGTETYYNVTFTMEDHQRLAEILKNIKGKFILSYNDIPMIRELYSQYPCKEVVRNSTLAGDSNKPAAYRELIITNF
- a CDS encoding helix-turn-helix domain-containing protein; its protein translation is MVKIHLSRLLGEKRWSQAKLARITGIRASTINDIYNEFSERISLEHLNRICRALDCDISDILEYIPDEPR